The Rattus norvegicus strain BN/NHsdMcwi chromosome 9, GRCr8, whole genome shotgun sequence genome contains the following window.
gtaccgtgactctgttttcctgtgcccaggataataaacttaaccagtacaaatactttgaaggagcaagtatgtggaacatactgagtttaagtaatagagagaacagtctgattttacctaattcgtttcacctgctttgatctttagttttttatttttttaactatccagggattgtttattgtgacctagaaatggtaactgtggtcttgacagttgttattcccaaacaggcagctctcaggctctgccccctcctatatagtgagtctttgcagaaccatatctctcaggattccaaggagtccttatttcaaaacaaatgtttgcttatttacatagaaatattttctgtggattgagtctcactgttgggttttggtctggtttttgagtttgccattttcttcccttccaccattccttgaatttgaaattttttattatatatttttatttacatttcaccttattctgaaatcgtgagttcaaaacattatttgttcctttggccatgacctaacccaggctgcatgtcgaattgccagtccttcaatctgaacatgagatgagaatgatggctatgcaaatgatgaccaactcaataagtgatgccatggagaggtacaaggagctcatacaagtgaacagttcctaccggtgagtcgctgacagagatgagaacacagcactaggcagggaatgcttctgtcctgtatgactttgaacaaaattcagggctctggttctgtagtgtctgactcttaacaagaaggctgcctcctggcaagggtcttagatttgtagctcttggactcagttgtcgtacatgtgaggggtgtagaagaccctccaattgttattttcccagttaaagttcctctagatagaaaaggtttggaccatgatgggaatattaatcaactctgaatctctaggactctgacaggagatttaaagatctgtgatccatgagaaacacatggaaagattgtatagctattgggtcttcaactacccctcagaggggctttccccacaacatgaagatggtttcaccataccatggacatacgagctcccttatggaccatctcttcttccttgatttatataaaccgtcttagtgtcaggattttcagaagtactttgattcatgtggaatgtggattctggatttgacctcctctaattggtgctaacctgcatagtgtggctctattctggggatttctgaggatgaggacccttgaagggatgattgtacttgcaggagtgacaggcaaatagaagctggctgggatttaccattttttgtttgtggttcagcatcaggcactcccagctcctgcgtgaacaagctcaattgaagaacaatatacagattttgatgaatgagaagagagaactgctggtggagcagactgaactgccagcatactctgtggagacaaagaggctctgggaagaggccggaatgaacatctgtgaccccagtgccaccaacagcaggtagggttagggctcagggtcaggttgtcctcatgtcttaccataaacataggcaaaccaatgtaactgtctattgactgatccatgtcctgacctaggtctcatccaagtgttcattcatgtgatggtttacaaggctttctgtggagatagccccttttcaagaaactgcatgtttggaaatcaaatgctcctgctctttgagaatctgcacttcattaagggagataggttgatcacacagcacagcactacatgccattatgtatggagggtgctatgtgggagcccctctttagaatagagcagggctttgagggatgaagcaaaagcccagagcccattttctttacagggatcgtgtgagactcaggaagtaagtagttttcaaggaggagagcctggtggaaatgccaaagaaatggttctcattgtcatttgtggtggcttttgttcttcctcccctcatgtccctgtatatgaagatggtgacttcatgcttcatagatcttgggtaactacagagcctgtgtatcagcatgtcagtcctgtcttatttgagtgctcctggagagttcataactgggccttacaacctgaagctggttagaagagcaaggatgtggaaaaggtttctcaaaggctgagggttggcatgagagacttgaggcttcaagaacaaagttatccatatgtacccccaattctcaccaagaaagttgcattgctgtgctgacctgcatcttagggagcatgcggggaggccagttcatgacatgcagttttgtccagtcattatctaacttaatcctttaagcctaggtctctcaacaaacatgaagcttcctgttttgtgcctgccagcagtctttgcatcattcgtccagttccaggtggagccccctctcttatttgtctcaacacattcttaaaccattcagctatttcaaaaataaggattagatttcttcactttacctgaacagagttatcccccgggaagtttctggattgtcttattggcttcaccatgatcttgcatggaatcctagagtgcaaccctctgctgacattgctttgctgactatatcatgggcactgcattctttcaggatagataccctctcaatattgtacacagtgctgcatttcagaaaattcactgtatgttatttatttagcctttttctgactgacattgaggttgttttaatatcacaggaactctaatgtgatgaaatGTTCCTGGGAACTGACAATGAGTCACTGccttctctgatgcttccaaagtcttctatgactgaaacagggtagttttagtgaggggcctatgatgagtcagcatagagcttgatggagtcttttcctagaaatctctcttggggatttgatgttgtgttgtttaggctatctgtgcaaaacatgtaacttacttgtcggaccagcaagtatctgtatagaaaggtttcctgaagtggaaatgagtacaggccagggcagcacatcttgcttgtgtctaagagacttgtacacagcattgttcccactaattcctcactcaacaggaaatgtgctgcataagagcaaagttttcatttgtgcatgcaagtgtgtatctgtgtgtctgtgtttgtgtgtgtgtttgtgtgtgtgtgtgtgtgtgtgtgtgtggtgtgtgtgtgggtatatgtgtgtgtgggtatatgtgtgtgtgtgtgtgtgtgtgtgtgtttgcagtagtgaacgtgtgtttccctctatttccaagtttcatgagaaaagtactctaagcgttcactttacatccatgaaacatgaaatagagctgcccagtcatttggtttctccatctagctctgtacagcaaaaggacacttaaattactaatttattctttccaaaaatttcagaatgaattatcgtgtgaagtctgggggaggagtggaaatatgttcaagtgaatcatgtttcacaggggtaacaaatggtacaggcctagagcttgcaggtccctttttgttatggtgtagaagcaggacaataaaatccaTTAgatatgcaacccccaaaaagaggacacaaaaacacctctaaagttagattttcaagtgattaggggcaaaactactgatctgcattgaaatcctttggagcacatcaaaggaatggagtactgggaggtaagggcaaggcttctctagaaaaatccatgagtttattctgcttctctgttctttgtgaattgtgaaagcccactgtaaggttatgtcactcactgtgtcttctccaaggttgctttccacattgcctgctaccatttctttcgagctaccttggcacactacaacttcccctaggagtttggcttggattttattcattgagaatttgagttgcttggaattgtatcgtcatccagaaaaagtcccatagctatgctgtggtgcaagaacagggcagtttcaggaacccctttaggtgcacagataatccaaagcgctcctctatgttatctgtgtagcattctgcaagtgctgtcgatcaacatcattttctctcagttaatttcagcctcagtgggttaggagaaatgatgagcttcaaatgggtctgacagtgtaagaacaggtagccctatgagaagccatgttcagaaagtggaacagaagttttagttaacccagtgattccacaacaaggagtaggtattgccattgcaactagggcacatcagtgttgtagtggtcccagagtaaccttgaaggagaatctatccagacgtccatcagccaaggagtaaaagtgtacatacgatggagcccttccatagattctgattcagtgtgagataatccatgcaagcttttacttacttattcaaattatctgtggaacaatcacattacggggagaaaatttgttgatttggatcctggttatggagatttcctatgattctagctttgggcatgaagtcactcaggctatggtaaagacagctccgattagaagaagttgcacactttggggaaagtctgaaagagtgaacaagaacaagagtctagtccaccaccaacatatgatcctttgctgagcaacaagacagctctacacagcctttgggacttgctaagccagattgttaatggagaaagaaccctgagtctatgacggtttatgggaggacagcacatcactgactgagctgtctattggctctggccactatgtacatattccactcaacatttttttttatgcctccagcgaatcctggggaatctttacattaagcattaatgttcaggtaggaacataggctggaagaggccatttgaatatccttccctatataaataccctttttgggtggatgaccaacccacctggatttcagcctcaggcagttaaagagctactcagagtattgttctggtacagttcatgtgaattttgcccatgaaacaatatatatatgatcctctggatttcttgctatgttctactcctttcttcctgtgatctctccggaaagatctgaggacattttctcttctgtcctctcacaaactgccttgcactagccatagacttacaggggtgctgttctgtttctacatcacaatcacctttaatgttccctgtgtacgctgggaagatttgcatggagcacattctcagtgattacaagatctgtgcggtgagcatgaatttgaagtgagatggcttctctgtgtatttgcagattcagtggttacgaatggaaactagacgggttccttcagtgctgacataatcagaaatttcacctcaattctgggcatgttctccagaaggaatccacatggtattctaggttgctcatacctctcttgaactcagattcagacatagctacaatgttattattcagtGTCATATACCTGTACCAGTgggaaaaatgctcatttttctcttaatcccagtacagtgcatagtccacagttcaaattctagcagtttgaaaggtgagatataaatccaagcgcaggtactctaggacacttggggatgcagggactgacctcagctgacaggtcatgctggattatccaactgaatagagctgatgtaagagggagagctgaattgacaaccactcactaaatctttattcccttgctctgctaggtctgaaattctccagcagaaactcgaacatgacacagaccaggacaagatctcccttggagagaagagctacaggaggagaactaagtgtgcacagcaaatacaccactattgcgtctcatctgtaatgtccatagcaattgtggactgcattttcctcctttagtttaacttctttggattgaatacgctgtattttcaccttgcctctctccagcaagtgtgcactttttgagggactcagagaagtgctgatgcacatcaatcaagagctgctggtcatccagaaagaccgtgcacgtgtaaatttgtacttgtcctgatgggtcacccagaagagtttcatggagatcagttcacaatattggaaagactttgtgacaaagtctgtaatatcatttatactcaatgttggatggctttttccttaatacccccactccaacaaaacagacctacttccactcctcttgaaaagatgattaccatcactaactgcttgtctactatgtctccaaggcaagccacaggctataagtctattctgcaaaaggagcagcaaaaaatgcttagtgcaattcctctatttaaagtttggtttatttttaattgttttggttatttggttttccttctattcatttgaagatttgttatttatctgttgttgttttgttcatttgcttttctattttgataaggatatagactgtatatattgactacctgcatctggttactatccagtaaattggatgtattctggtcaataaaggggtaatctcaaactcttcactcttaagaaccttctttattgatcattagtgtcaacatctgaagtcccacagctatcagggagggatggatctctgcattctcatggggactgggcatcaaatcacttcccagtcagactgagattcacaggcatttatacagtcactgtgcactgtgtttccaactctgaatttcaacttcatcatgcatacattacccactgtgtatgcttgctgtcaaatatatagttacctctaaattatactctgtcgatgagagttttgaccaaattagtaggataaacattaatttttctgtaatacctcccaggacatataaacatggtataagggagtttaaagccatccggaaccctgcacccaaatcctggggcTGAAAATGCTGAACACCCTGGAATGCAGAttatcctgagaccacaggacagaaagccacttctgaccagctcttcccacatctctggcccaatattaatctgcatggtgcctctggaaacaggaatagaggagcagtcagtggcaggaaccctCTTGGTTCAGCCTaggcccagaacctacctgggcctcaagcatatttgaagaaaaccagaggcatacaattctctgtttcctgactgtggctttttttgattcgaagctcaaaataccattttgttgttgttgatttttagttggatatttttcatttcgaattcaaatattattccttccttgttttccagaaataagtccgaataccatcgccctccacctctgctataaAATATTCCCTTCACCAggcatccactttcccagcctaggcaggaccaagagctgctcattccatttgtgcccaaaaagaccatcctctgatacacatgcagatggagccatggcacagtccctgtatagtggttgggtactggtttagtctctgggatctctgcttggcagccatggttgttcttatggggttgcaagtcccttcagctctttcaatctttctgtaattcctccaactgaggtccagttctcagttcaatggtttgctgctagcattcaccgctgtatttgacatgatctggctgtgcctctcaggagacatctatatccagttcctatcagcctgcacgtcttagcttcatccaccttatctagtttgaaggctgtatatgtataggccacatgtggggtagactctgaatggacattccttcaggctctgttttaaactttgcatccctatcccttcaatagggattcttcttctcctttaaaggaaggagtgaagaatcagcattttggtcatccttcctgagtttcatttggtctgtgaatcttggagaatttgagcatttgggctaatatccacttatcaatgagtgcataccatgtgtgtgtttctgtgattgggttaactcattcaggatgatatgttttagttcattctctttgcctatgaatttcatgaagtcattgtttttgatatctctgtagtactccattgtgtagatgtaccacactttctgtttccattcctctgttgaagggcatctgggatcttttcattttctgactaatataaataaggctgctatgaacatggtggagcatgtgccctgttgtatgttggagcatcttttgggtatatgtgtaagagaggtatagctgggtcctccgctagtgcaatgtctaattttctgaggaacctctagactgatatccagaatggttgtaccagtctgcaatctcaccaacaatggaggattgttcctctttctcacatccctgCAAGCGtcttctatagcctgagtgtttgatcttagccattcagagtggtgtgaggtggaatctcagggttgttttgatttgcatttcccacataactaaagatgttgaacatttcttttggtgcttctcagccactccatattcctcagctatgaattctttgtttagctctgaactgcaattttcaatagggttattagtctccctgcagtccaacttcatgagttctttgtatattttggatattttccctctatcagttgtaggattagtaaaggtcttttcccaatctgttggttgctggtttgtcctaaccacagtgtcctttgccttacagaagctttgtacctttatgaggtcccatttttctattcttgatcatagagcataagccattcgtgttttgttcaggaaattttttccagtgtccttgtgttcaagattcttccccgcttttgcttcaattagtttgagtgatctggtttgatgtagaggtccttgatccacctggacttaagctttacacagggcaataagaagaggatgatttgtactcctccatatgctgacctccatttgaaccagcaccctttgctaaaaatgctatcctttttccactggatgcttttgtctcctttgtcaaaaatcaagggaccataggtgtgctggttcatttctgggtctgcagttctattccactggtctatcttcctgtctctgtaccaataccatacagttttatcactaatgctttgtaaactgcttgagttcagggatggtgattcccagggaagtccttttattgttgaggattgttttagctatcctgcgttacttgttattccaaatgaatttgcaaattgttctgtctaaccctatgaagaattgcaatcgaattttgatggagagtgcattgcaactgtaggtcactttgggaaaatggccatttttactatcttcatactgccaagccatgaacatgggagatctttgcattttctgagatcttcttcaatttctttcttcagatcatgaagttcttgtcacacagatctttcacttgtttgataaaagtcacactgaggtatttttatatgatttgggaccattatgaaaggtgtcatttccctaatttctttctcagcttgtttatcttttgtgtagaggaaggctactgatttgtttgagttaattttatacccagccactttgctgaagttgtttatcaggcttaggagttctctgttgtaacttttggggtgtccgatgtatactaccctatcctctgcaacagtgatattttgacttcttcctttccaatctgtatccctttgacctccctttgttgtctgagttctggctaatgctggggacaacatacaatggagacatctcagtagaccgcagtagctttttgtaaaaactggttgtttccatttctcaaaaccttagccctggacaacggctttatagatttcatttgtgtgtgactgcctatcagttggccttggtgtgcacaattattgtattatatctgactttcctacttctttctcctcctgctctggtgaattctgtgaaactagatgttccttgatgttatgattcttagacaattggaaattgatgcataggggcacagcagagcacagccctagtggcccaggtggatactgtgtattctcatcttggaaaaaatgtaataactgcagaattgtaggtctagattagggtttgacttgcaaagacagcttgaagaaaataagagaaaatgaattagagccaacattgggaccctaagaaaggaaaaagttattgaagttaggaagtaagttttacataatattatagactggttaaggaagtatagaatatataaaataatatactagtaaactaagtctaactactggaacccttatgagagtcattgtgtgcaaggaacagaacgctagtggaattactgtgctaagggttaccttgattctttctggccactgcctggcagttttgcctatgtcatttatcattagagtgtcacaggaaaatgcaattagctgatctcggagctttggactctgaagtataaaagtaaatggttaaagtttaaatcatgataagtttacaattattattattatattggccacaggcctgggtatagggcaagcctgaaactttggagaacagttgtaattcttagttcttggtgagatgtagtcattctttgcatttgatttggcaatgattataaaatcttgtttttctacccgcctttggattattaataaaggactggggcaagagaaaggctacagaacatgtgaagagtaaatgagagagagcatgagggagtgaatgagagagtaaatgacagagctaatgtgagaacaaatgtgagagcgaatgagagagcatgagaagagcatgtgaagagtgagaggagagagaatgtgaagagtgaatgagggagctaatgagggagctaatgagggagcaagtctgagaacaaatgtgagagccagggagagagcatgaggagagcatttgagaatgagtgaggagagaactTGAGGTgagtgtgaagactgtgtgtgtgcatgacaggagagtgcatgtgctgtgtgtgagatatgtgtgaggtatgtgtgaagactgtgtgtgtgcgtgacaggagagtgcatgtgctgtgtgtgagatatgtgtgaggtgtgtgtgaagattgtgtgtgtgcatgacaggagagtgcaagtggtgtgtgtgagatatgtatgaggtgtgtatgaagattgtgtgtacctgacaggagagtgcatatggtgtgtgtgagatatgtgtgaggtgtgtgtgaagattgtgtgtgtgcatgacaggagagtgcatgtgctgtgtgtgagatatgtatgaggtgtgtatgaagactgtgtgtgtgcatgacaggagagtgcatgtgctgtgtgtgagatatgtatgaggtgtgtatgaagactgtgtgtgtgagtgacaggagagtgcatgtggtgtgtgtgagatatgtgtgaggtgtgtgtgaagattgtgtgtgtgagtgacaggagagtgcatgtggtgtgtgtgagatatgtgtgaggtgtgtatgaagattatgtgtatgtacgtgacaggagagtgcatgtgctgtgtgtgagatatgtgtgaggtgtgtgtgaagattatgtgtgtgtatgtgacaggagagtgcatgtggtgtgtgtgagatatgtgtgaggtgtgtatgaagagtgtgtgtgagaatgaaagggtaatgaacagacgtgtacatgattgtgggagtttgagaaaagaaaactgcaataaaaacaccggaatgtacaaaagaatgcagcgtgtgtgcagcctcaagctgagagagagagagagagagagagagagagagagagagagagagaatgactttaagccttgaagttgcctatcagtttgtacccaaagaggagtctgtggatatgtattatgtgccttccagataaccctgcttccaggtgagaactctgatcctgtgaccaagggccaggaaaggctgacagaatggctgctcccctgagggcaaaggataaaacttttaggtctatgacctcctaatttatcttttcacctgaagacttattattcaaattttcttactggtataaaactatgatcctggtgagcgtcttgtctcttggatgctcaatcagttctttgttgtcacagactgtttgagcttactccagtcactgggacttattcacacctcaattttcctgaacttttcagatttctaacatttgtggcaaactgcgtggcaaaagcaatgaatgttgagcacttccctggggtccagtgcatatggagctacgggtgtatggata
Protein-coding sequences here:
- the LOC134480535 gene encoding uncharacterized protein LOC134480535 isoform X2, whose protein sequence is MEAKSKAETEGTAIQSLPHMWPIYIQSPKLGFGRKASSQNVISKQEECLKELEELKFEIQKCQFERDELYQILDLYIYDEWDHRLHVELPVLQSEHEMRMMAMQMMTNSISDAMERYKELIQVNSSYRIRHSQLLREQAQLKNNIQILMNEKRELLVEQTELPAYSVETKRLWEEAGMNICDPSATNSRSEILQQKLEHDTDQDKISLGEKSYRRRTKCAQQIHHYCVSSVMSIAIVDCIFLL
- the LOC134480535 gene encoding uncharacterized protein LOC134480535 isoform X1, producing MFRQLLRLFRKESVDQGETAPGQREADPLSSETGRRKSFLGRLGFGRKASSQNVISKQEECLKELEELKFEIQKCQFERDELYQILDLYIYDEWDHRLHVELPVLQSEHEMRMMAMQMMTNSISDAMERYKELIQVNSSYRIRHSQLLREQAQLKNNIQILMNEKRELLVEQTELPAYSVETKRLWEEAGMNICDPSATNSRSEILQQKLEHDTDQDKISLGEKSYRRRTKCAQQIHHYCVSSVMSIAIVDCIFLL